The sequence below is a genomic window from Phoenix dactylifera cultivar Barhee BC4 chromosome 8, palm_55x_up_171113_PBpolish2nd_filt_p, whole genome shotgun sequence.
GGTAATCATGAAGTGTTACATTGTCATATTTGTTTCTTACTGTGGTATGATATCTGAACATCCTAAAGCATGATTAAACTCCTTTGGTTTATCTTCTAGGTGCTTGGCCTGTTCTTATTGATGACTTTGTCGAGCACATGTACAGGTTTGGCTTCCTTCTCCAATGGTGATTTGTATGTACGAGCTTTTCATGATATAGTGAATGTAATATAATTTGAAAGTCCTTTAGTGCCACTTTTagtgatttattttttaatgacaatagtttaattATCAGTAGTACTTATTTGGAATGGAGTAAAAAAATACTTGTCTCAGTGGTGGACTCTTGTCCACATGTACAGAAATGGAGATTCCACCTTGACTTTGCTTCTAGGCTCTGCTCAAAAACAATAGAGGTGTTATATGGTAGGAAAAGTCAGTGGCTGTTGGTGCACAAATTTTCTGAGATCTGTCATACCTTCTTTTTCTGCCTCGATTCCAATCTTGTTTTCCTTCTAAAGTCTTTTTACATGCAACCATAGCTTGATGGCAGCGCCAAGCATTTGGGACTTAAAGCAAGGGAATGGAATCTGGCTGACTTGTCTTGATACTTCTTCTTTCTATGTCCCAGGACTCGTGAATATCTATGGTTTCCAAAGACCAAGGGATCGATCTGGCCTCTTAATCCCTTTATTTCCCTCATTAGTCAAATCCAACTTGACATCCTTTAATAGCGACGGCTTTAATAAGAACGGTTGATGACCTCTCCTATTTCTTGTAGACATGATGATGTATACACCCTTATGTGAGACTTATGTGGTAGAAACTTGAATACAGCTATTGATGGTATTGGCACATGCTGAACTCGTCAATTTCTGAAAATGAGATCTCAGATCTGAGACTTGAGACTAATGATCAAATTTGTTTATTTATGCATGCTCTTGTGTGCGAGTATCCTATATGTACTTGAGGTCATTGTGGACCCAACATCCAATGAATTGCTACGTCATGATCTTATGGATGAATTCGTTGCACTGAATAATGCACAAACAAACATATCCAGTTAGTATAGGTTAAGGGAGTAGAACACTATAGAAGTTGTAGCATCTAGGCTAAAATAATGTAAATAGTAGCTAGATAACAATATTCACTGGATTGGAGCTACTTAGGGGAAGGAGACTGGTGAAGTTCTCACCTCTCCCTCCCCAAGCTAGAACACCTTTAGGTATATTTAAGAAAATGTGTGGTTTTAATGCATAAATGAGTTGATACAGATGCAAATCTAAACAAgacaagaaataaaataaagtttaaGAGAGCAAAAAGAGAACCAAGGTAAGGATGTTCAAAGCCATTACATCATCTGTGGTCCTCTAGAAGTGATGCTCTATCGTTGCTTTCCTGATCAGCAAGTTAACCTCTTCACGATATCACGAAGACATGAGGACAGTATATGACAGGATGCAGCTACATTTGTTGATGTAGTGTGGATGGATCCCCTAGTTATAGTAGGAAAATAAGTATGCGGGCACATGAGAAAATGGtagaaaacagaaaaattaTGCAAGGATTCTTAAATATAGACATTTGATTTGTCAGCCTGTTTTTTGAGCCATAGAAGGAAAATTTTCCACATCTTCATGAAATATATGCATGAGTTTCAAATTGGCAGCGAGATAAACTCCCTTGTCATGGTTTTTGAACTGTATTGCTGGTTTCCAGTCTTCAAGTTTCTTCTTCTAATCTCTTGGAAATGTCCCTAGCAACTGCATGCTCTGCTTAACTGGAACTCTCCTTCTGTGGCAGCCTTGTTTACATGATGTTCTTTTCCAGATGCAGAATTAGTCGATCCAAAAATTGCAGCACTGAGGATTATATTTTTGGCTGTGCTGACATGGAAGCACAACCTAGTATATCTAacactttcagtggtatttGTTTCTCGGGAACTCCAATACTTTGAATTCAAAAACCCGTCTAGTCCCCAACTTGAGCTGTTTTTCACCATCAATGATTGCATTGCAGGATTGAATCTGCTCCTTGGATCGAAGAGGAAATCTCCTATAGATACCGATGAACGTGATGAGGAAGAATCAAAGCTTTTAAACCCAACAAACTCAGATCATCTGATGAAGTCCAAGCGATTGAAGCAAACTTTTGTTGCCAGACCTTCAGAGTCTGACTGGGCTACGAGTATGGTTGATGGTACAGCTGATTACCATGCTGAAATGAATAAACATAGCTCACTTGGTTGTCTGCAAACCTCAGCATGTGCAGTAGACAATAGCCTATCCAAAGGTTTTGAAGGATACCTTTGTATAGTCTTTGATCAGAAAAGCGGGGTTTCATACACATGAATACACATCCAGGTTACAAACTACAGAAACGTTTGGTTTGATCGCATCCTTCAATTATGTATATGCATTCCCCCGTTTTTCCGCATTTCCCCAATTTATTCTTTTGGCCTGTATTTCTGTGATCTGTTCATACGATGTAGTTGAGTTATTTTGTTGTAAAATTGTTGTGCTTGTACTTGTTATCTCAGTAAGACGTGCTTAAATCTACCTTCTGTATGAGTTTGTTTTCTCCATCAAATGAGCGAATGCGTGTCAAGGTATTGCTAGAGTTGAGGCATTATTTAGAAGACTTTGTTGGATTCTGGCTTCGAGAAACTCTTGTTTGGTACGTTGGCATGTATCAAAATCTTTGGGTTTGGGGTTGGTACCAAGGACCTGGGTTTGAGTCTGGTCCTCACCGTAAGTATGGCTGGGATATTTCCTGTCATACTTCAAAAATAATAGCCGGTCGATGTGGGTAATGTTTTGTGTTCAATGGCCGACCGCTGGCAATGTCAATTTACTGGATTCACATAACTCATTTGCATGATTTTATGAACCAAATTCAAAGAGATTTTTCTTAGATATGAGGAAGCTTTTCTTTGGTCCATGTTCGTAAAGTTCCTCTAGAATGAGTTCAATTATCACCAGGTTCCTGGCAGGATATTTAACTGCACGGTGAGATGATTCCGTGGTAGACATGAGTTCATTGGACCTGCGCGAGTAATATGCAAAGAATGTACCCGTGCAACCagtgaaaaaaatatattgtcCTCATGGTTGTGTTCGTGAGACTTGCTGGCAATTGCGCTAGTACTCATCCCGTTTGCATCCACGGTTTCGTTGAAGTCTTTTCCTTTAAGTCTACCGCTAACAACTAAGGCAGTGATCCCTGCTGGCTGCTAGTCACAATCCTATCTTGTCAATGGTTTAATGATCCTTTCTGAATCTTTGCTGTATCCAAACAGTGGCCTCTGTAAATTTCTAGTTTAAATTCAATAAGAAGAGAACGAAGATCTGCATTTTTGATGTTTCCTTCTCTCCAAAGTTATTCTCACCTGAATTTCTCAATCAGTTGGTGAAGTTTCCGAGTCATGCTTTCCATGCATCATTCTCATAGTAAGGAATCTGTTGTAATTTggaaacatgtcaatttttttttaaaaaatagcaaGTTCTTGATGCGTTTGCTGCCCACTGATGTATGATTGGTTAGGGTATCTGTTTGGTATTGCTCTTGCTGTTTTAGTtctcaaaaatcaaagaaacaaAATGGACTAGACTGAAAAACATGTGCGATgaaatctttttgtttttttaaattgTTTGTAAAATTTTAAGACCTTTTGGAATCTAAGCCTTATTGCTTCTAGAAAAGAGTGAACAAAAAAATAGCATAAGTTTTATGCATTTGCTATTATCAACATCAATCTCCATGGAATATTTTACTAATTTGTATAtaaacaaaaatacagaaccaACAACAATACCAAACAGGCCCTTGATGATCTTGATATAGATAATTTTCCTGATCTCTTGTGATGGTTTTAGCTGCACTGTCATCAGTGTTTtgagttagagagagagagagagagagcctttGTTTGCTTTGAGCCAAGATCACTTGAAGACAATGTGAGAAAAGGCCTCTCGGCTCAACAAGCATCAATGATCAACCATTGTAGTGCATGGTGAATACATACTGGTTAATGGTCAGTATTCAAGTATTCCTTTGAAGACAATGCATGAAAATGAAAATTACTTCATACAACTGAGTAAAAGGAAGAATCCATTCACAACCGAACAATGCTTTTATAGAGCATGAAAGAATGGTGGATATGTTTGTGAAAGTAAATGCTTCAAACATATTTGAATGAAGGCAGGCTCTTAAAAATTTTGCCCATTGATCCAGCGGAAG
It includes:
- the LOC103718809 gene encoding uncharacterized protein LOC103718809 isoform X2, which codes for MGSSMPQWLDIFEIYARYCSERPDSSSDLDVVSRNDYATSKELLAVLSKSLEYSGQRREAIFNDIYKLMSCLDLSVDSRNFNRFYDFVFFFCRESGQKNIAVHRAITAWRLVLNGRFRLLNQWCNFVQEYQRHNISEDTWQQVLAFSRCVNEDLEGYDPKGAWPVLIDDFVEHMYRCRISRSKNCSTEDYIFGCADMEAQPSISNTFSGLNLLLGSKRKSPIDTDERDEEESKLLNPTNSDHLMKSKRLKQTFVARPSESDWATSMVDGTADYHAEMNKHSSLGCLQTSACAVDNSLSKGFEGYLCIVFDQKSGVSYT
- the LOC103718809 gene encoding uncharacterized protein LOC103718809 isoform X1, which encodes MGSSMPQWLDIFEIYARYCSERPDSSSDLDVVSRNDYATSKELLAVLSKSLEYSGQRREAIFNDIYKLMSCLDLSVDSRNFNRFYDFVFFFCRESGQKNIAVHRAITAWRLVLNGRFRLLNQWCNFVQEYQRHNISEDTWQQVLAFSRCVNEDLEGYDPKGAWPVLIDDFVEHMYSLVYMMFFSRCRISRSKNCSTEDYIFGCADMEAQPSISNTFSGLNLLLGSKRKSPIDTDERDEEESKLLNPTNSDHLMKSKRLKQTFVARPSESDWATSMVDGTADYHAEMNKHSSLGCLQTSACAVDNSLSKGFEGYLCIVFDQKSGVSYT
- the LOC103718809 gene encoding uncharacterized protein LOC103718809 isoform X5; this translates as MSCLDLSVDSRNFNRFYDFVFFFCRESGQKNIAVHRAITAWRLVLNGRFRLLNQWCNFVQEYQRHNISEDTWQQVLAFSRCVNEDLEGYDPKGAWPVLIDDFVEHMYSLVYMMFFSRCRISRSKNCSTEDYIFGCADMEAQPSISNTFSGLNLLLGSKRKSPIDTDERDEEESKLLNPTNSDHLMKSKRLKQTFVARPSESDWATSMVDGTADYHAEMNKHSSLGCLQTSACAVDNSLSKGFEGYLCIVFDQKSGVSYT
- the LOC103718809 gene encoding uncharacterized protein LOC103718809 isoform X3, with amino-acid sequence MGSSMPQWLDIFEIYARYCNVVSRNDYATSKELLAVLSKSLEYSGQRREAIFNDIYKLMSCLDLSVDSRNFNRFYDFVFFFCRESGQKNIAVHRAITAWRLVLNGRFRLLNQWCNFVQEYQRHNISEDTWQQVLAFSRCVNEDLEGYDPKGAWPVLIDDFVEHMYSLVYMMFFSRCRISRSKNCSTEDYIFGCADMEAQPSISNTFSGLNLLLGSKRKSPIDTDERDEEESKLLNPTNSDHLMKSKRLKQTFVARPSESDWATSMVDGTADYHAEMNKHSSLGCLQTSACAVDNSLSKGFEGYLCIVFDQKSGVSYT
- the LOC103718809 gene encoding uncharacterized protein LOC103718809 isoform X4, which codes for MGSSMPQWLDIFEIYARYCNVVSRNDYATSKELLAVLSKSLEYSGQRREAIFNDIYKLMSCLDLSVDSRNFNRFYDFVFFFCRESGQKNIAVHRAITAWRLVLNGRFRLLNQWCNFVQEYQRHNISEDTWQQVLAFSRCVNEDLEGYDPKGAWPVLIDDFVEHMYRCRISRSKNCSTEDYIFGCADMEAQPSISNTFSGLNLLLGSKRKSPIDTDERDEEESKLLNPTNSDHLMKSKRLKQTFVARPSESDWATSMVDGTADYHAEMNKHSSLGCLQTSACAVDNSLSKGFEGYLCIVFDQKSGVSYT